The following proteins are co-located in the Vigna angularis cultivar LongXiaoDou No.4 chromosome 2, ASM1680809v1, whole genome shotgun sequence genome:
- the LOC108329013 gene encoding glutathione S-transferase L3 isoform X2 — protein MATAGVQEARIPPLTSASEPPPLFDGTTRLYISYICPYAQRVWIARNYKGLQDKIELVPIDLQNRPAWYKEKVYPENKVPSLEHNGKVLGESLDLVKYVDVNFEGPSLVPSDPAKKEFSEQLISYVDTFTKELYSALKGDPIQQASPAFDYLENSLGKFDDGPFFLGQFSWVDIAYIPFVERFQLVFFEVFKHDITEGRPKLAAWIEEVNKINAYTQTRGSTVKARESSSKM, from the exons ATGGCAACTGC CGGCGTGCAAGAAGCTCGTATTCCCCCGCTAACTTCCGCTTCCGAGCCACCTCCTCTTTTCGACGGAACCACcag GTTGTATATCAGTTATATTTGTCCCTATGCGCAGCGTGTTTGGATCGCTCGGAACTACAAG GGACTACAGGACAAGATCGAACTGGTTCCTATTGATCTTCAAAACAGACCTGCCTGGTATAAGGAGAAAGTCTACCCAGAAAACAAG gtgCCATCATTGGAGCACAATGGGAAGGTCTTGGGAGAAAGTCTCGATTTGGTCAAATACGTAGATGTCAACTTCGAAGGTCCATCTCTGGTTCCCAGT GATCCTGCCAAGAAAGAATTTAGTGAGCAGTTGATTTCTTATGTTGATACTTTCACCAAAGAGCTGTATTCTGCATTGAAAGGAGATCCAATACAACAAGCCA GTCCTGCTTTTGATTACTTGGAGAATTCTCTTGGTAAATTTGATGATGGGCCATTTTTTCTTGGTCAATTTAGCTGG GTGGATATTGCCTATATTCCATTTGTTGAAAGATTCCAGCTTGTCTTTTTCGAGGTGTTCAAACATGATATAACTGAAGGAAGACCTAAACTTGCAGCGTGGATTGAG GAAGTGAACAAGATTAATGCGTATACACAAACAAGAG GCTCAACAGTAAAAGCCAGAGAGTCATCATCTAAGATGTAG
- the LOC108329013 gene encoding glutathione S-transferase L3 isoform X1, protein MATAGVQEARIPPLTSASEPPPLFDGTTRLYISYICPYAQRVWIARNYKGLQDKIELVPIDLQNRPAWYKEKVYPENKVPSLEHNGKVLGESLDLVKYVDVNFEGPSLVPSDPAKKEFSEQLISYVDTFTKELYSALKGDPIQQASPAFDYLENSLGKFDDGPFFLGQFSWVDIAYIPFVERFQLVFFEVFKHDITEGRPKLAAWIEEVNKINAYTQTRGDPKDIVDFFTKRFLAQQ, encoded by the exons ATGGCAACTGC CGGCGTGCAAGAAGCTCGTATTCCCCCGCTAACTTCCGCTTCCGAGCCACCTCCTCTTTTCGACGGAACCACcag GTTGTATATCAGTTATATTTGTCCCTATGCGCAGCGTGTTTGGATCGCTCGGAACTACAAG GGACTACAGGACAAGATCGAACTGGTTCCTATTGATCTTCAAAACAGACCTGCCTGGTATAAGGAGAAAGTCTACCCAGAAAACAAG gtgCCATCATTGGAGCACAATGGGAAGGTCTTGGGAGAAAGTCTCGATTTGGTCAAATACGTAGATGTCAACTTCGAAGGTCCATCTCTGGTTCCCAGT GATCCTGCCAAGAAAGAATTTAGTGAGCAGTTGATTTCTTATGTTGATACTTTCACCAAAGAGCTGTATTCTGCATTGAAAGGAGATCCAATACAACAAGCCA GTCCTGCTTTTGATTACTTGGAGAATTCTCTTGGTAAATTTGATGATGGGCCATTTTTTCTTGGTCAATTTAGCTGG GTGGATATTGCCTATATTCCATTTGTTGAAAGATTCCAGCTTGTCTTTTTCGAGGTGTTCAAACATGATATAACTGAAGGAAGACCTAAACTTGCAGCGTGGATTGAG GAAGTGAACAAGATTAATGCGTATACACAAACAAGAGGTGATCCTAAGGATATTGTTGATTTTTTCACGAAACGGTTTTTG GCTCAACAGTAA
- the LOC108329659 gene encoding probable serine/threonine-protein kinase PBL7 has translation MGWIPCSGYSGTKNKIDKMEVQDSLVGQIKATPGKLKRNTSTNSKDTSKNGNPDHIAAQTFSFRELATATRNFRAECLLGEGGFGRVYKGRLESINQVVAIKQLDRNGLQGNREFLVEVLMLSLLHHPNLVNLIGYCADGDQRLLVYEYMPLGSLEDHLHDIPLGKKRLEWNTRMRIAAGAAKGLEYLHDKANPPVIYRDLKCSNILLGEGYHPKLSDFGLAKLGPVGENTHVSTRVMGTYGYCAPEYAMTGQLTLKSDVYSFGVVLLEIITGRKAIDNSKSAGEQNLVAWARPLFRDRRKFSQMADPTLQGQYPPRGLYQALAVAAMCVQEQANMRPVIADVVTALSYLASQKYDPNTHTVQNSRLAPGTPPRTRRGL, from the exons ATGGGTTGGATTCCCTGTTCTGGATATTCAGGCACTAAGAACAAGATTGATAAGATGGAAGTTCAGGACAGTCTCGTTGGTCAGATCAAAGCCACACCAG GAAAGTTGAAGAGAAATACATCCACAAATTCAAAAGATACATCTAAAAATGGGAACCCTGATCACATTGCAGCACAGACATTCTCATTCCGCGAGTTGGCAACTGCAACTAGAAATTTTAGAGCTGAGTGTCTTCTGGGAGAGGGAGGCTTTGGTAGAGTGTACAAAGGACGTCTGGAAAGTATTAATCAG GTTGTTGCCATTAAGCAACTTGACCGAAATGGGCTCCAAGGAAATAGGGAATTCCTTGTTGAAGTGCTGATGTTAAGTCTACTTCATCATCCAAACCTTGTCAACCTTATTGGTTATTGTGCTGATGGAGATCAAAGGCTTCTAGTTTATGAATATATGCCGTTAGGATCCCTGGAAGACCACTTGCATG ACATTCCTCTTGGCAAGAAACGACTAGAGTGGAATACACGAATGAGAATAGCTGCTGGTGCAGCCAAGGGATTGGAATATCTACACGACAAAGCTAATCCTCCTGTCATCTACCGTGATTTAAAGTGCTCTAACATTTTGCTTGGTGAAGGGTATCACCCAAAGTTATCTGATTTTGGTTTGGCTAAGCTTGGCCCAGTTGGGGAGAACACACATGTATCAACAAGAGTTATGGGGACTTATGGATATTGTGCTCCAGAGTATGCCATGACTGGTCAACTGACTCTGAAATCAGATGTTTATAGCTTTGGTGTAGTTCTTCTGGAAATAATTACCGGAAGGAAAGCAATTGACAATTCAAAATCTGCTGGAGAGCAGAATCTTGTTGCATGG GCTAGACCCTTGTTTAGGGATAGAAGAAAGTTTTCTCAAATGGCTGATCCAACACTCCAAGGTCAATATCCTCCGAGAGGACTATACCAAGCCCTTGCTGTTGCAGCAATGTGTGTTCAGGAGCAGGCTAACATGCGTCCAGTTATAGCTGATGTTGTAACGGCTTTGTCGTACCTTGCTTCACAAAAATATGATCCCAATACACACACAGTCCAAAACTCACGCCTTGCTCCGGGTACTCCTCCTAGAACCAGGAGGGGGCTATGA